The Brachyspira aalborgi genome has a segment encoding these proteins:
- a CDS encoding alanine/glycine:cation symporter family protein, which translates to MDIISSIVGKINSFLWDFALLFLLCGTGIYFTIRLKFVQIAKFKDGWDRTFGGLSLRGKAADKEGMSSFQSLATAVAAQVGTGNLAGAATALIAGGPGAIFWMWLSAFFGMATIFVEASLGQQYKTVTESGNAIGGPAYYIKAAFKGPFGKFLAGLFAIFIILALGFMGNMVQSNSISGAFVNAFPQIKPIYIGIACALVAAFIFIGGLKRIASFAEKTVPIMALFYIIGSVIILIMNIKNLPSSIVLIFTSAFNPQAVIGGGLGIGVQQAMRYGVARGLFSNEAGMGSTPHAHALAKVKHPCEQGVVAMIGVFFDTFIVVTLTALVILSSDILQTKIYPLDTASAIPETLKGVGLPQAAFSNGFGFFGVVFVAVCLLFFAFTTIIGWYFFGEQNVKYLFGEKAVKVYAVLVVGFILLGSVLKVDLVWDLADCFNGLMVIPNLLGILALSGIVGTLFKEYNNLNKK; encoded by the coding sequence ATGGACATTATTTCAAGTATTGTCGGAAAAATCAACAGTTTTTTATGGGATTTCGCTTTGTTGTTTTTACTATGCGGAACGGGAATATATTTCACCATTAGGTTGAAATTCGTTCAAATCGCAAAGTTTAAAGACGGCTGGGACAGAACATTTGGCGGACTCTCATTGAGAGGAAAAGCGGCGGACAAAGAAGGAATGAGTTCTTTTCAGTCTTTAGCAACCGCTGTGGCGGCTCAAGTTGGAACGGGCAATTTAGCTGGAGCGGCGACGGCTTTGATAGCTGGAGGACCTGGAGCTATATTCTGGATGTGGTTATCTGCATTTTTTGGTATGGCTACAATATTTGTCGAGGCTTCTTTAGGACAGCAATATAAAACTGTTACGGAGAGCGGAAACGCAATCGGAGGTCCCGCTTATTATATAAAAGCGGCATTCAAAGGTCCTTTCGGTAAATTTTTGGCTGGTTTATTTGCTATATTTATAATACTTGCTTTAGGTTTTATGGGGAATATGGTGCAGTCAAATTCTATTAGCGGAGCTTTCGTTAACGCATTTCCTCAAATTAAGCCTATATATATTGGTATAGCATGCGCTTTGGTAGCGGCTTTCATATTTATAGGCGGATTAAAAAGAATAGCTTCATTTGCAGAAAAAACTGTTCCTATAATGGCTTTATTCTATATCATAGGTTCTGTAATAATATTAATAATGAATATTAAGAATCTTCCAAGCTCAATAGTTTTAATATTTACTTCCGCTTTTAATCCTCAAGCGGTTATAGGAGGAGGATTGGGCATCGGAGTTCAGCAGGCTATGAGATACGGAGTTGCAAGAGGATTATTTTCAAACGAAGCTGGTATGGGTTCTACGCCTCATGCGCATGCATTGGCAAAAGTTAAACATCCTTGCGAACAGGGAGTTGTGGCTATGATAGGCGTATTTTTCGACACATTTATCGTAGTTACTTTAACCGCTTTGGTTATATTATCTTCTGATATACTTCAAACTAAAATATATCCGTTAGACACCGCTAGCGCTATTCCAGAAACTTTAAAAGGAGTGGGATTACCTCAAGCGGCTTTTAGCAATGGATTTGGATTCTTTGGAGTAGTATTCGTTGCAGTTTGTTTATTATTCTTCGCTTTTACCACGATAATAGGTTGGTATTTCTTTGGAGAGCAGAATGTTAAATATTTATTCGGAGAAAAAGCCGTAAAAGTTTATGCAGTCCTTGTAGTTGGCTTTATACTTTTAGGCTCAGTTTTAAAAGTTGATTTAGTTTGGGATTTAGCGGACTGTTTCAACGGTTTAATGGTTATACCGAACCTTTTGGGAATACTCGCATTAAGCGGTATAGTTGGAACTTTATTTAAAGAATACAATAATTTAAACAAAAAATAG
- a CDS encoding methionine-R-sulfoxide reductase: MEKRELTEEEKNIIIFKGTEYPFTGEYNDFFEEGIYCCKQCGAKLYRSKDKFKSHCGWPSFDDEIKGAIRRSLDADGYRIEITCNNCGGHLGHVFEGENLTDKNIRHCVNSISLIFKPKE, translated from the coding sequence ATGGAAAAAAGAGAATTAACCGAAGAAGAAAAAAATATTATAATTTTCAAAGGAACAGAATATCCTTTTACGGGAGAATATAACGACTTTTTTGAAGAAGGAATATATTGCTGTAAACAATGCGGAGCGAAATTATATCGCTCTAAAGATAAATTCAAATCTCATTGCGGATGGCCAAGTTTTGACGATGAAATAAAAGGAGCTATTAGACGCTCTTTGGATGCGGACGGATATAGAATAGAAATAACCTGTAATAATTGCGGCGGACATTTGGGACATGTATTTGAAGGCGAAAATTTAACCGACAAAAATATAAGGCATTGCGTTAATTCTATTTCTTTGATTTTTAAGCCTAAAGAATAA
- a CDS encoding alanine/glycine:cation symporter family protein, with the protein MVIIEQLVAKINSFLWDYTLIIFLCGTGLYLTIRLRFIQVKEFMYSITHAFTSASLKGEAADEHGMSSFQSLVTSIAGQVGTGNLAGTATALVSGGPGAIFWLWVSAFFGMATIFSEATLAQQFKRYKDGQIIGGPACYIKAAYKGKLGKILAALFSIFIILALGIMGNMVQSNSIDAAFANSIPVNETIIGIITASISGFIFLGGIKRIASITEKVVPIMGILYISGALIFLIFNINEVPHAFYMIFVSAFNPKAIIGGSLGIGIQQAMRFGVARGLFSNEAGMGSTPHAHAIAKVEHPCEQGAVAMMGVFATFIVITLTSLVILTSGLLQDNVYNLSSPSLISETYKGISLTQEAFKTRFGDIGVLFIAVCLLFFAFSTIIAWYFFGEQNIRYLFGNKMSKVYGVIVVIFIFIGSTLKVDLVWALADCFNGLMVIPNLLGILALSPLISKSTKDYNKFKKRKTENKLEK; encoded by the coding sequence ATGGTTATTATAGAACAGTTAGTCGCAAAAATTAATTCTTTTTTATGGGATTACACTTTAATTATATTTCTTTGCGGAACAGGATTATATCTCACTATAAGATTAAGATTTATACAAGTTAAAGAGTTTATGTATAGCATTACGCATGCTTTTACATCCGCTTCATTAAAAGGAGAGGCTGCAGACGAGCATGGTATGAGTTCTTTTCAGTCTTTGGTTACTTCTATAGCGGGACAAGTTGGAACGGGAAATTTGGCGGGAACTGCAACCGCTTTGGTATCGGGCGGTCCTGGAGCTATATTCTGGCTTTGGGTTTCGGCATTTTTTGGCATGGCTACAATATTTTCAGAAGCCACTTTAGCGCAACAATTTAAAAGATATAAAGACGGGCAAATAATTGGAGGTCCCGCTTGTTATATAAAAGCTGCTTATAAGGGAAAATTGGGAAAAATTTTAGCGGCATTATTTTCAATTTTTATTATTTTAGCTTTGGGAATAATGGGAAATATGGTTCAATCAAACTCAATAGACGCGGCGTTTGCTAATTCTATACCTGTAAATGAAACCATAATAGGAATTATAACGGCTTCAATTTCTGGATTTATATTTTTAGGAGGGATAAAAAGAATAGCTTCTATAACCGAAAAAGTAGTTCCAATAATGGGAATATTATATATATCTGGAGCTTTAATATTTTTGATTTTTAATATAAATGAAGTTCCTCATGCATTTTATATGATATTCGTATCCGCATTTAATCCTAAAGCGATAATAGGAGGCTCTTTGGGAATAGGAATTCAACAAGCTATGCGTTTTGGAGTTGCGAGAGGATTATTTTCAAACGAAGCTGGGATGGGTTCTACGCCTCATGCGCATGCCATAGCAAAAGTTGAGCATCCTTGCGAGCAGGGAGCTGTGGCTATGATGGGAGTATTCGCCACTTTTATAGTAATAACTTTAACTTCTTTAGTAATATTAACTTCAGGCTTATTGCAAGACAATGTATATAATTTATCTTCGCCAAGTTTAATTTCAGAAACTTATAAAGGAATTAGTTTAACTCAAGAAGCTTTTAAGACGAGATTTGGCGATATAGGAGTTTTATTTATAGCCGTTTGTTTATTATTTTTCGCTTTTTCAACTATAATAGCTTGGTATTTTTTCGGAGAGCAGAATATAAGATATTTATTTGGGAATAAAATGTCTAAAGTATATGGAGTAATAGTAGTTATATTTATTTTTATAGGTTCGACTTTAAAAGTAGATTTAGTTTGGGCGTTAGCGGATTGTTTTAACGGCTTAATGGTTATTCCAAATCTTCTTGGAATTTTAGCTTTAAGTCCGTTGATTTCAAAATCGACGAAAGATTATAATAAATTTAAAAAAAGAAAAACTGAAAATAAATTAGAAAAATAA